A window of the Tunturibacter empetritectus genome harbors these coding sequences:
- a CDS encoding GntR family transcriptional regulator, whose product MIKLAKIPNLTELTYRSIKQSVLNGTLGELSRLTEESLATQLGISKSPVREALNRLEAEGLVRIEARRGAYVRQFSAKEIRDLYELRELLEVHAIEAATITPKLLTDLAASITRTKKFLKNGNKLEHIEEDMRFHSLIAAATGNQELSRVLENVQQKALLCRSKSYELSATTAPVAHTRIYQALKKDSKREARLAMRDHIVFVRERLLATFKTPN is encoded by the coding sequence ATGATTAAGCTGGCGAAAATCCCAAACCTCACCGAGCTCACCTACCGGAGCATTAAGCAGAGCGTGCTGAACGGGACCCTGGGCGAGCTATCCCGCCTCACCGAAGAGTCCCTCGCCACCCAGCTCGGCATCAGCAAATCTCCCGTCCGCGAAGCCCTCAACCGACTCGAAGCCGAAGGTCTCGTTCGCATCGAAGCCCGTCGCGGAGCCTACGTTCGTCAGTTCTCCGCCAAAGAGATCCGCGACCTCTACGAACTCCGCGAGCTCCTCGAGGTCCACGCCATCGAGGCCGCGACCATCACCCCTAAACTTCTCACCGATCTTGCCGCCAGCATCACCCGCACCAAAAAATTCCTCAAAAACGGCAACAAGCTCGAGCACATCGAAGAAGACATGCGCTTTCACAGCCTCATCGCCGCCGCCACCGGCAACCAGGAGCTCAGCCGCGTCCTCGAGAACGTCCAGCAGAAGGCCCTCCTCTGCCGCTCCAAGTCCTACGAGCTCTCTGCAACCACCGCCCCCGTAGCTCACACCAGGATCTACCAGGCCCTCAAAAAAGACTCCAAACGCGAAGCCCGCCTCGCCATGCGCGATCACATCGTCTTCGTTCGCGAGCGCCTCCTCGCCACCTTCAAAACCCCAAACTGA
- a CDS encoding MutS-related protein, giving the protein MPDYSPSDLSPSEEYRQRQQAREQQVAHFEKLHRRFGNLRLLVVLATLIAAWLSLHNDVFSPWWLLAGPATFLALAILHARVLRSRACAERAVDFYRKGLARTEDRWSQTVPSQTGERIDTHASLYATDLDLFGPGSLFELLSLARSRMGEDTLAAWLLSPSPVADLKQRHAALTELRTRLDLREDIAILGEDLKVGIHAEALTHWAEASNQLKHQALRWISLLLSLSSIASAVFWAERGEKTPFFIVLILACILTASLRKQTAEVLQSTEHALKDLQLLSSLLARLEREDFESQRLQTLKQQLSSHHLAGSQAIARLRTIVEYINALENPILRALNVPLLYGVQVAYAAEAWRNAHGIAVRSWLTAIGEAEALLSLSAYTYEHPADPFPEFVEGLDHIPAPPCFIAEQLGHPLIPAAKCVRNNVSICGETRVLLISGSNMSGKSTLMRAVGINTVLAMAGAPVRAQRLQLTPLQIGASILINDSLQEGSSRFYAEITRLRQICDLAEQNPPVLFLLDELLQGTNSKDRLIGAEGVVRALLDSGAIGLISTHDLALTNIGEQRDSRLHNVHLQDEIKNGTMSFDFKLHEGVVTKSNGIELMRLIGLKV; this is encoded by the coding sequence ATGCCCGATTACTCTCCGTCCGATCTTTCTCCCTCCGAAGAGTACAGGCAGCGCCAGCAAGCCCGCGAGCAGCAGGTCGCGCACTTCGAAAAACTGCACCGCCGCTTCGGAAATCTCCGCCTCCTCGTAGTCCTCGCAACCCTCATCGCCGCCTGGCTCTCTCTCCACAACGACGTCTTCTCTCCGTGGTGGCTGCTGGCCGGCCCCGCAACCTTCCTCGCCCTGGCCATCCTCCATGCCAGAGTGCTCCGCAGTCGCGCCTGCGCCGAACGCGCCGTAGACTTCTACCGCAAGGGCCTCGCCCGCACCGAAGACCGCTGGAGCCAGACCGTCCCCAGCCAAACCGGCGAACGCATCGACACCCACGCCAGCCTCTACGCCACCGACCTCGACCTCTTCGGCCCCGGCAGTCTCTTCGAACTCCTATCCCTCGCCCGCTCCCGCATGGGCGAAGACACCCTCGCCGCGTGGCTCCTCTCTCCATCCCCCGTCGCCGACCTCAAGCAACGCCACGCCGCCCTCACCGAACTTCGCACCCGCCTCGACCTCCGCGAAGACATCGCCATCCTCGGCGAAGATCTCAAGGTCGGCATCCACGCCGAAGCCCTCACACACTGGGCGGAAGCCTCCAATCAGCTCAAGCATCAAGCTCTCCGTTGGATCTCTCTCCTCCTCTCCCTCTCATCGATAGCTTCAGCCGTCTTCTGGGCCGAGCGCGGAGAAAAAACTCCCTTCTTTATAGTCCTCATCCTCGCTTGCATCCTCACCGCCTCTCTTCGCAAACAAACCGCCGAAGTCCTTCAATCCACCGAGCACGCCCTCAAAGATCTCCAACTCCTCTCCTCCCTCCTTGCCCGTCTCGAACGCGAAGATTTCGAATCCCAACGTCTGCAGACCCTCAAGCAGCAACTCTCCTCGCATCACCTCGCCGGCTCTCAAGCCATCGCCCGCCTGCGCACCATTGTGGAGTACATCAACGCCCTCGAAAACCCCATCCTGCGCGCCCTCAACGTGCCACTCCTCTACGGCGTCCAGGTCGCCTATGCAGCCGAGGCCTGGCGCAACGCCCACGGAATCGCAGTCCGTTCCTGGCTCACAGCAATCGGCGAAGCCGAAGCTCTCCTCTCCCTCTCCGCCTACACCTACGAGCATCCCGCCGATCCCTTCCCCGAGTTTGTCGAAGGCCTCGACCACATCCCAGCTCCGCCCTGCTTCATCGCCGAACAACTCGGTCATCCCCTCATCCCCGCCGCAAAGTGCGTTCGCAACAACGTCAGCATCTGCGGCGAAACCCGCGTCCTGCTCATCAGCGGCTCTAACATGTCCGGCAAGAGCACCCTTATGCGCGCCGTCGGCATCAACACCGTCCTCGCCATGGCTGGCGCTCCCGTCCGTGCCCAAAGATTGCAACTCACACCGCTACAAATAGGCGCAAGCATCCTCATCAACGACTCGCTCCAGGAAGGTAGCTCCCGCTTCTACGCCGAGATCACCCGACTCCGCCAGATCTGCGACCTCGCCGAACAAAATCCCCCCGTCCTCTTCCTCCTCGACGAACTCCTGCAAGGCACAAACTCGAAGGATCGTCTCATAGGAGCTGAAGGCGTAGTCCGCGCTCTGCTCGACAGCGGTGCCATCGGCCTCATCAGCACCCACGATCTCGCCCTCACCAACATCGGCGAACAACGCGATTCTCGTCTTCACAACGTTCATCTTCAGGACGAAATCAAAAATGGAACGATGAGCTTCGACTTCAAGTTGCACGAGGGAGTCGTCACCAAAAGCAACGGTATCGAACTCATGCGCCTCATAGGCCTAAAGGTTTGA
- a CDS encoding TonB-dependent receptor — MINEVTTQMDRSGQCGRRISLRIAKGWSKPAYLLALLVLFTSAAFAQLTTADILGTVTDATGAVVPNATVVLTNTGTNEKRTTTSNGSGDYSFNLLPVGHYSVSVKAAGFQAQVVRDLSVEAGDRARNDVHLLTGSTDTVVEVTASTPLLQADSATVSSTVTAKAVQDLPLNGRNFVQLVQLVPGANEGPGNGLSSGGRPDDRRTNAAGISVNGQDDTLNNWVVDGIDDNERIIGSIGVKPNVEGIQEITVQTNSYAPEAGRTAGGVINIVTRSGTNAFHGSVYEFFRNDIFDGRNVLQTTGNKPELRQNQFGGSIGGPIFRDRTFFYFDYEGLRQVSGVTYSKNVPTLSEYNNINSLNGGSPQALFSTGNSTSQAAAGTLPGQVGPVQINQIALNYLKLFPAPNAGTSGQLTNNYIISPNKTQTSNTYDARIDHRFNDKNIVFARFAYNTVTTFTPPGLGTAPNGIELSGGRYDFDGPATDVAQQYALGYTHIFSPALLLDLRAAFTRINNLSLPLNYGKGADQAVGFDPIMTSFSPFADSLTPFAIGGLSELGDGAYVPLQDIDNTFQYSATISWTKGNHNIKAGASFLRRQARNVQSASAVGNYGFGLVSDSNANLNTQQDNQLASTLLGAFQNNGRQFDLTPPDYRSYEPNGFVQDSWRVNPKLTLIYGLRYDVFTPFTEAHNRIANFDFLQALTSTPANVTSALKIAGVNGVDSQVNIPTDYSNVAPRVGFSASLTPTIVLRGGYGLSFFPGNYTSNADLKNAPFVSNFAPNCQSSLAINLEKNTNGGTLPSGQNQDCAAVGGAPTALVPTGLPVPSAPDVTNITAIPALGLTAEAPKFKSALIQQFNLQVEQQIGANVFTLGYVGNIGQHLPESINNINQPLPFNPVTNPGGSARPLANIAGNINGISYINSGGVSNYNALQASFQRRFTKGLAFDANYTWGKGLSDITGFSQQGGNQGWSNANPFAIRQIEYGIAENDIQNRFALSLNYELQYGKSFTGIKKAVLSGWQANTITVWQSGKPFTITETGSGADNPFELNAAGKLVQFGYNNRATPQNNGGQDRPNQIVADARGSKSNHNFFNTAAFAPQPLGTVGTTQRNSLFGPNFRHVDLSIFKDFPVTERVKVQFRAESYNISNTPNFYIGNGSSTAQFGSSGFGTVSQVDPNYTPRLYQFALKAQF; from the coding sequence ATGATCAACGAGGTAACTACCCAGATGGACCGCTCAGGCCAGTGCGGACGCAGAATATCTCTCAGAATAGCTAAGGGGTGGAGCAAGCCGGCATATCTCCTGGCGCTCCTCGTCCTCTTTACCTCAGCCGCCTTCGCGCAGCTGACCACCGCCGACATCCTCGGCACCGTCACCGACGCCACCGGCGCCGTCGTTCCCAACGCCACCGTCGTCCTCACCAACACCGGAACCAACGAGAAGCGCACCACCACCTCCAACGGCTCCGGCGACTACAGCTTCAACCTCCTCCCGGTCGGCCACTACTCCGTCTCAGTCAAGGCTGCTGGCTTTCAGGCCCAGGTCGTCAGGGACCTCTCCGTAGAAGCTGGCGACCGCGCCCGCAACGACGTCCACCTGCTCACCGGTTCAACCGACACCGTCGTCGAAGTCACCGCCAGCACCCCGCTCCTCCAGGCCGACAGCGCAACCGTCAGCTCGACCGTGACGGCAAAGGCAGTGCAGGACCTTCCCCTCAACGGTCGTAACTTTGTCCAGCTTGTTCAACTCGTCCCCGGCGCCAACGAAGGCCCTGGCAACGGTCTCAGCAGCGGCGGCCGTCCCGACGATCGTCGTACCAACGCAGCCGGTATCTCCGTCAACGGACAGGACGACACCCTCAACAACTGGGTAGTCGACGGTATCGACGACAACGAGCGCATCATTGGCTCCATCGGTGTCAAGCCGAACGTCGAAGGCATTCAGGAGATCACAGTCCAGACCAACAGCTATGCCCCAGAGGCTGGCCGTACCGCTGGCGGCGTCATCAACATCGTCACCCGCTCTGGAACGAACGCATTCCATGGCTCGGTCTACGAGTTCTTCCGCAACGACATCTTCGATGGTCGCAACGTCCTCCAGACCACCGGCAACAAGCCTGAGCTCCGTCAGAACCAGTTCGGCGGCAGCATCGGCGGACCCATCTTCCGCGATCGAACCTTCTTCTACTTCGACTACGAGGGACTGCGTCAGGTCTCCGGCGTCACTTACTCCAAGAACGTTCCAACCCTTAGTGAGTACAACAACATCAACAGCTTGAACGGGGGTTCGCCTCAAGCGCTCTTCTCCACCGGCAACAGCACATCCCAGGCCGCCGCCGGAACACTTCCAGGCCAGGTTGGTCCAGTTCAAATCAATCAGATCGCGCTCAATTACCTCAAATTGTTCCCCGCGCCGAACGCCGGCACATCGGGCCAGTTGACCAATAACTACATCATCAGCCCGAACAAGACACAGACCAGCAATACGTACGATGCCCGTATAGACCACAGGTTCAATGATAAGAACATTGTCTTTGCCCGCTTCGCTTACAACACAGTCACCACCTTCACGCCTCCGGGTCTCGGAACCGCTCCAAACGGCATCGAACTCAGCGGCGGTCGTTACGACTTCGACGGTCCTGCGACGGACGTAGCTCAGCAATATGCTCTGGGATACACCCACATCTTCAGCCCAGCTCTCCTGCTCGACCTCCGGGCCGCATTCACACGCATCAATAACCTATCGCTTCCGCTCAACTACGGTAAGGGTGCTGATCAGGCAGTAGGCTTTGACCCGATTATGACGTCCTTCAGCCCCTTTGCCGATTCACTGACGCCGTTTGCAATTGGTGGTCTCTCCGAACTCGGTGACGGCGCGTATGTTCCCCTCCAGGACATCGACAACACCTTTCAGTACAGCGCCACCATCAGCTGGACCAAGGGCAACCACAACATCAAGGCGGGCGCCAGCTTCCTTCGCCGCCAGGCTCGTAACGTGCAAAGCGCCTCTGCCGTCGGAAACTACGGCTTCGGTCTTGTCAGCGACAGCAACGCCAATCTGAATACCCAACAGGACAATCAACTTGCGTCTACCCTGCTTGGCGCCTTCCAGAACAACGGTCGGCAGTTCGACCTCACCCCGCCCGACTACCGCAGCTATGAGCCCAACGGCTTCGTGCAGGATAGCTGGAGGGTCAACCCGAAGTTAACTCTCATCTACGGCCTGCGTTACGATGTCTTCACCCCCTTCACCGAAGCGCACAACAGAATCGCAAACTTTGACTTCCTGCAGGCGCTCACGTCCACCCCGGCGAACGTAACCTCTGCACTCAAAATAGCTGGTGTCAATGGCGTCGACTCGCAGGTAAATATCCCAACCGACTACTCGAATGTGGCTCCTCGTGTTGGTTTCTCAGCGTCCTTGACTCCCACGATTGTTCTTCGTGGCGGCTATGGACTCAGCTTCTTCCCCGGTAACTACACCTCTAATGCCGACCTGAAGAACGCACCGTTCGTCTCCAACTTTGCTCCGAACTGCCAATCGAGTCTCGCGATCAATCTGGAAAAGAACACCAACGGTGGTACGCTCCCATCCGGCCAAAATCAGGACTGCGCAGCCGTAGGTGGAGCGCCCACAGCTCTCGTCCCGACTGGCTTGCCGGTTCCTTCCGCACCGGATGTGACAAACATCACAGCCATTCCCGCTCTGGGACTAACGGCCGAAGCTCCGAAGTTCAAGTCGGCTCTTATTCAGCAGTTCAACCTGCAGGTTGAACAGCAGATCGGTGCCAACGTGTTCACCCTCGGTTATGTCGGCAACATCGGCCAGCATCTGCCGGAATCAATCAATAACATCAACCAGCCGTTGCCGTTCAACCCCGTCACCAATCCGGGCGGTTCAGCGCGTCCTTTGGCAAACATCGCTGGCAATATCAACGGCATCAGCTACATCAACAGCGGCGGTGTCTCCAACTACAACGCACTCCAGGCGTCCTTCCAGCGTCGCTTTACCAAAGGTCTGGCATTCGACGCAAACTACACTTGGGGCAAGGGGCTCAGCGACATCACTGGCTTCTCCCAACAGGGCGGCAACCAGGGTTGGAGCAACGCCAATCCGTTTGCAATTCGCCAGATCGAGTACGGCATCGCGGAAAATGACATACAAAACCGCTTCGCTCTCTCGCTCAACTACGAACTGCAATATGGCAAGAGCTTTACGGGAATCAAGAAGGCCGTTCTCTCCGGATGGCAGGCCAACACGATCACCGTCTGGCAGAGTGGCAAGCCCTTCACCATTACCGAAACTGGCAGCGGTGCCGACAATCCATTCGAACTCAACGCCGCTGGTAAGCTGGTCCAATTCGGATACAACAACCGTGCGACCCCCCAAAACAACGGCGGTCAGGATCGTCCCAACCAGATCGTCGCCGATGCCCGCGGTTCGAAGTCCAATCACAACTTCTTCAACACCGCAGCCTTCGCCCCTCAACCCCTCGGAACCGTCGGAACCACGCAGCGTAACTCGCTCTTTGGCCCCAACTTCCGTCACGTAGATCTCTCCATCTTCAAGGACTTTCCTGTTACCGAACGGGTAAAGGTTCAGTTCCGGGCGGAGAGCTACAACATCTCAAACACGCCAAACTTCTACATCGGGAACGGCAGCTCAACGGCTCAATTCGGCAGCAGCGGCTTCGGCACTGTCTCGCAGGTTGACCCGAACTACACCCCCCGGCTGTATCAGTTCGCACTCAAAGCGCAGTTCTAA
- a CDS encoding GH1 family beta-glucosidase, with product MNRRSFLAQTSAWAAAAALPNLGAASILPSLDALADQGPAAAEVKFPKDFLWGTATAAYQVEGAWNVDGRGETVWDRFSHSPGNVKGAYTGDTACDDYHRYPGDIALMKQMNMRSYRYSIAWSRIQPTGEGAVNQKGIDYYKRLTDAVLAAGMRPLVTLYHWDLPQPLEDKGGWPNRDTAARFADYTEIAVKALGDRINTWAIFNEPWVFTYLGYGSGVHAPGKQDFDLFLKASHTVNLAQGDAFRAIKAIAPKSKVGSAFSMSSTTPATSSPEDAAAAKRFDAFNNVWFLETALRGRYPEAFVHGVPLETMGFQSGDDKRMTAPLDYIGVNYYFRQIVANLKTPAPTKPSYDAMGFDHFNGKEGPLTEIGWEVYPRGMYEIVQRVSQDYKLPIEITENGCSYGDYPDATGRVADVRRIHYYREHLRELARAIHDGADVRAYHSWSILDNFEWSEGYTQRFGMVFVDFPTQRRFMKDSAKWYTRVAATNTIEATPATT from the coding sequence ATGAATCGCCGAAGTTTTCTCGCCCAAACCTCCGCATGGGCCGCAGCCGCCGCGCTCCCCAACCTCGGCGCAGCCTCCATCCTCCCCTCCCTCGACGCCTTGGCCGACCAGGGCCCAGCCGCTGCCGAGGTCAAGTTCCCCAAGGACTTCCTCTGGGGCACCGCCACCGCTGCCTACCAGGTCGAAGGTGCCTGGAATGTTGACGGTAGAGGCGAGACCGTTTGGGACCGCTTCAGCCACTCCCCCGGCAACGTCAAAGGCGCCTACACCGGCGACACCGCCTGCGACGACTACCACCGCTACCCCGGCGACATCGCCCTCATGAAGCAAATGAACATGCGCAGCTACCGCTACTCCATCGCATGGTCGCGCATCCAGCCCACCGGCGAAGGAGCCGTGAATCAGAAGGGAATCGACTACTATAAGCGCCTCACCGACGCCGTCCTGGCCGCCGGAATGCGCCCTCTCGTTACCCTCTACCACTGGGATCTCCCCCAACCCCTTGAAGACAAAGGCGGCTGGCCCAACCGCGACACCGCCGCCCGTTTCGCCGACTACACCGAGATCGCCGTCAAAGCCCTCGGCGATCGCATCAACACCTGGGCCATCTTCAACGAACCATGGGTCTTCACCTACCTCGGCTATGGCAGCGGCGTCCACGCCCCCGGAAAGCAAGATTTCGACCTCTTCCTCAAAGCCTCCCACACCGTGAACCTCGCGCAGGGAGACGCCTTCCGCGCCATCAAAGCCATCGCCCCAAAATCAAAAGTCGGCAGCGCCTTCAGCATGTCCTCCACGACTCCCGCAACCTCCTCGCCGGAAGACGCAGCCGCGGCCAAACGCTTCGACGCCTTCAACAACGTCTGGTTTCTCGAAACCGCACTCCGCGGCCGCTATCCCGAAGCCTTCGTCCACGGCGTCCCCCTCGAAACCATGGGCTTCCAAAGCGGCGACGACAAGCGCATGACCGCGCCCCTCGACTACATCGGCGTCAACTACTACTTCCGCCAGATCGTCGCCAATCTCAAAACCCCAGCCCCCACCAAGCCCTCCTACGACGCCATGGGCTTCGACCACTTCAACGGAAAGGAAGGCCCCCTCACTGAGATCGGCTGGGAGGTCTACCCGCGCGGCATGTACGAGATCGTGCAGCGCGTCTCGCAGGACTACAAGCTCCCCATCGAGATCACAGAAAACGGCTGCTCCTACGGCGACTATCCCGACGCCACCGGTCGCGTCGCCGACGTTCGCCGCATTCACTACTACCGCGAGCATCTTCGCGAACTCGCCCGTGCCATCCACGACGGAGCCGACGTCCGCGCCTACCACTCCTGGTCCATCCTCGACAACTTCGAGTGGTCCGAGGGCTACACCCAACGCTTCGGCATGGTCTTCGTAGACTTCCCCACACAGCGCCGCTTCATGAAGGACTCAGCAAAGTGGTACACCCGAGTCGCCGCCACCAACACCATCGAAGCCACCCCAGCCACTACATAA
- a CDS encoding electron transfer flavoprotein subunit beta/FixA family protein, with translation MRILTYIRQVLDAEESVHIANNAVALENSKLVMDTMDEYGVEEALRLRESGIEAEIVAVAVGPARVQDALRTALAMGADRAIHVETDTRLDAIALSKVLAQLATQEEATLILSGGQQADWDSHALAAATAERLNWPQVTWTSALELAGTTLTGKHDADEGSESFTLELPAVVTTQQGLNEPRYPTLPNIMKSKKKELRKEAFDQFDAAPKLKFVSAEIQVKNRLNKILDGKDAPAAAVQLVDLLRNEARVIA, from the coding sequence ATGCGCATACTGACCTACATTCGGCAGGTCCTCGACGCCGAAGAGAGCGTACACATCGCGAACAACGCCGTCGCGCTCGAAAACAGCAAGCTCGTCATGGACACCATGGACGAGTACGGCGTCGAAGAGGCGCTGCGCCTCCGCGAGAGCGGTATCGAAGCCGAGATCGTCGCCGTCGCCGTAGGTCCCGCCCGCGTGCAGGACGCCCTCCGCACCGCCCTCGCCATGGGTGCCGACCGCGCCATCCACGTCGAAACCGACACCCGCCTCGACGCCATCGCGCTCAGCAAAGTCCTCGCCCAGCTCGCCACGCAGGAAGAAGCAACGCTTATCCTCTCGGGCGGTCAGCAGGCCGACTGGGACTCGCACGCTCTCGCCGCCGCCACCGCCGAGCGCCTCAACTGGCCGCAGGTCACCTGGACCAGCGCCCTCGAACTTGCAGGCACCACCCTTACCGGCAAGCACGACGCCGACGAAGGTAGCGAATCCTTTACGCTCGAGCTCCCCGCCGTCGTCACCACCCAGCAGGGACTCAACGAGCCGCGCTATCCCACGCTCCCCAACATCATGAAGTCGAAGAAAAAAGAGCTGCGCAAAGAGGCTTTCGACCAATTCGATGCAGCGCCCAAGCTCAAGTTCGTCAGCGCCGAGATCCAGGTAAAAAATCGCCTCAACAAAATCCTCGATGGCAAAGACGCCCCAGCCGCCGCCGTGCAACTTGTAGATCTTCTCCGCAACGAAGCCAGGGTGATTGCATGA
- a CDS encoding penicillin acylase family protein gives MQNRSCFNPLVILIAILFSSTALRAIQNEEQTRWKQEAANVTITRDYWGIAHIHGKTDADTVFGMEYAQAEDDFNRIEINYINAMGRLAETEGESRIYQDLRMKLFINPIALKKQYADSPAWLHALMDAFADGLNFYLYQHPEVKPRVIHHFEPWMALSFTEGSIGGDIERIDLPQLEAFYSHPPPVAPAVGSHLSSEPQIQSSRPDAAHLAAVVERHPHFIFTANLPYIHDSDPPEPTGSNGMAIAPSNTANHHALLLINPHTSLFFRSELQMTSDEDLDAYGAVTWGQFFIYQGFNQRAGWMHTSSGVDAVDEYLETVEKKGDHFTYRYGNQQRPITAEQITIPYKTDHGMAEMKFTIYRTHHGPVIREESGKWVSIRLMQEPIKALTQSYLRTKATSYKAFRQTLELKANSSNNTIFADADGDIAYFHGNFIPRRDPAFDFTKPVDGSNPATDWKGLLTVDEIPQLLNPGSGWLYNSNNSPWSGAGASSLRKQDYPAYVETGTETARGLHAIRVLENKKDFTLDSLIAAAYDSYLPWFDKPLPALLKAWDEAPRSNLLRAKLTEQIATLRPWNHRWAVDSIPTSLAVFWGEDIRRHTLADAKAAGISVEDFIATRVSSAQLLQSLSNATDRLTADFGTWKTPWGDINRFQRLAGNGVATGKIAQPFDDTQPSIPVPFTSSLWGSLASFGARPYPGTKKWYGTSGNSFVAVVEFGDKVHAKAVTAGGESGDPTSPHFNDQATRYSTGNLRDVYFYPSDLKDHIARQYHPGSQEPGN, from the coding sequence ATGCAGAACAGAAGCTGTTTCAATCCGCTTGTCATCCTCATAGCAATCCTGTTCTCTTCAACCGCACTCCGCGCAATACAAAACGAAGAGCAGACACGCTGGAAGCAAGAAGCAGCCAACGTCACCATCACCCGCGACTACTGGGGAATCGCGCACATCCACGGCAAGACCGACGCTGACACCGTCTTCGGAATGGAGTACGCCCAGGCCGAAGACGACTTCAATCGCATTGAGATCAACTACATCAACGCCATGGGCCGCCTCGCCGAAACAGAAGGAGAATCCCGCATCTACCAGGACCTCCGCATGAAGCTCTTCATCAACCCCATAGCACTGAAGAAGCAGTACGCCGACAGCCCCGCATGGCTCCACGCCCTCATGGACGCCTTCGCCGACGGCCTTAACTTCTATCTCTACCAACACCCCGAGGTAAAGCCGCGAGTCATCCACCACTTCGAACCCTGGATGGCCCTCTCCTTCACCGAAGGCAGCATAGGCGGCGACATCGAACGCATCGACCTCCCGCAGCTCGAAGCCTTCTACTCTCACCCACCGCCCGTCGCTCCTGCCGTTGGCTCTCATCTTTCTAGCGAGCCTCAAATACAGTCATCTCGACCGGATGCGGCGCATCTTGCCGCCGTAGTGGAGAGACACCCGCACTTCATTTTCACGGCAAATCTTCCATACATCCACGACAGCGACCCACCCGAGCCCACCGGCTCCAACGGCATGGCCATCGCCCCATCGAACACCGCCAACCACCACGCCCTCTTGCTCATCAACCCCCACACCTCTCTCTTCTTCCGCTCCGAACTTCAAATGACCAGCGACGAAGATCTCGACGCCTACGGAGCCGTCACCTGGGGCCAGTTCTTCATCTATCAGGGCTTCAACCAGCGTGCCGGCTGGATGCACACCTCGAGCGGTGTCGACGCGGTCGACGAGTATCTCGAAACCGTCGAGAAGAAGGGCGACCACTTCACCTATCGGTACGGCAACCAGCAACGCCCCATCACCGCCGAGCAGATCACCATCCCCTACAAGACCGACCACGGCATGGCCGAAATGAAGTTCACCATCTACCGCACCCATCACGGCCCCGTCATCCGCGAAGAGAGCGGAAAGTGGGTCAGCATCCGCCTCATGCAGGAGCCCATCAAAGCTCTCACCCAGTCCTATCTCCGCACCAAAGCCACCAGCTACAAAGCCTTCCGCCAGACCCTCGAACTCAAAGCCAACTCCTCCAACAACACCATCTTCGCCGACGCCGACGGCGATATCGCCTACTTCCACGGCAACTTCATCCCCCGCCGCGACCCCGCCTTCGACTTCACCAAACCAGTCGACGGCAGCAACCCCGCCACCGACTGGAAGGGTCTCCTCACCGTCGACGAGATCCCCCAACTCCTCAACCCAGGCAGCGGCTGGCTCTACAACAGCAACAACTCGCCCTGGTCCGGAGCAGGCGCCAGCAGCCTCCGCAAGCAGGACTACCCCGCCTACGTCGAAACCGGCACCGAAACCGCCCGCGGCCTCCACGCCATCCGCGTCCTCGAGAACAAAAAAGACTTCACTCTCGACTCACTCATCGCCGCCGCCTACGACAGCTACCTCCCCTGGTTCGACAAGCCACTCCCCGCCCTCCTCAAAGCCTGGGACGAAGCCCCGCGCTCCAATCTCCTCAGAGCGAAGCTGACCGAGCAGATCGCAACCCTCCGCCCTTGGAACCACCGCTGGGCCGTCGACTCCATTCCCACCTCGCTCGCCGTCTTCTGGGGCGAAGACATCCGCCGACACACCCTCGCCGACGCCAAAGCCGCCGGCATCTCCGTCGAAGACTTCATCGCAACAAGAGTTTCATCCGCCCAGCTCCTGCAATCGCTCTCCAACGCCACCGACAGACTCACCGCCGACTTCGGAACCTGGAAGACCCCTTGGGGCGACATCAACCGCTTCCAGCGTCTAGCCGGTAATGGCGTCGCGACTGGGAAAATCGCCCAACCCTTCGACGACACCCAGCCCAGCATCCCCGTCCCCTTCACCTCCTCCCTCTGGGGCTCCCTCGCCTCCTTCGGCGCCCGCCCCTACCCCGGAACAAAGAAGTGGTACGGCACCAGCGGCAACAGCTTCGTAGCCGTAGTCGAGTTCGGAGACAAAGTCCACGCCAAAGCCGTCACCGCCGGAGGCGAGAGCGGTGACCCCACTTCCCCACACTTCAACGACCAGGCCACCCGCTACAGCACCGGCAATCTCCGTGACGTCTACTTCTATCCCTCCGACCTCAAGGACCACATCGCCCGCCAGTACCATCCCGGAAGTCAGGAGCCCGGCAACTAA